The Limnospira fusiformis SAG 85.79 genomic interval AGGATGATTTCTCAATGCGTTTACGACTAATTAAAACTTACGTTACCAAACATTATAAGCAAGAAATTTCTGTTGAACAAGGAGTTTCAATTTCTCGTCAAAAGCGCTTAGAAAGTAATCTGTGGCAAAGGCGGTTTTGGGAGCATTTAATTCGAGATGAACAAGATTTTGCATCCCATTGTGATTATATTCATTATAATCCGGTGAAACATGGGTTATCTAAATCGCCACGAGATTGGCAGTTTTCGACGATTCACCGTTTTATTCATCATGGGGTTTATCCTTCTGATTGGGGGGAGAATGAGGAGATTGTCATGAAGGAGGGTATTGGTGGAGAGTAAGGTTTTGGTGCGTTACGGCGCTGCTGAAATTGCTTGAGTTTAATTCTCATGGGAAAAAGCGCCTAACACACCCTACGGGAGGGAATTGGTGCGTTACGGCGCTGATGAAATTGCTTGAGTTGGATTCCCATTGGAAAAAGCGCCTAACACACCCTACGGGAGGGAATTGGTGCGTTACGGCGCTGATGAAATTGCTTGAGTTTAATTCTCATAGGAAAAAGCGCCTAACACACCCTACGGGAGGGAATTGGTGCGTTACGGCGCTGATGAAATTGCTTGAGTTGGATTCCCATTGGAAAAAGCGCCTAACGCACCCTACGGGAGGGAATTGGTGCGTTACGGCGCTGATGAAATTGCTTGAGTTGGATTCCCGTTGGAAAAAGCGCCTAACGCACCCTACGGGAGGGAATTGGTGCGTTACGGCGCTGATGAAATTGCTTGAGTTGGATTCCCGTTGGAAAAAGCGCCTAACGCACCCTACGGGAGGGAATTGGTGCGTTACGGCGCTGATGAAATTGCTTGAGTTGGATTCCCGTTGGAAAAAGCGCCTAACGCACCCTACGGGAGGGAATTGGTGCGTTACGGCGCTGATGAAATTGCTTGAGTTGGATTCCCATTGGAAAAAGCGCCTAACGCACCCTACGGGAGGGAATTGGTGCGTTACGGCGCTGATGAAATTGCTTGAGTTGGATTCCCATTGGAAAAAGCGCCTAACGCACCCTACGGGAGGGAATTGGTGCGTTACGGCGCTGATGAAATTGCTTGAGTTGGATTCCCATTGGAAAAAGCGCCTAACGCACCCTACGGGAGGGAATTGGTGCGTTACGGCGCTGATGAAATTGCTTGAGTTTAATTGCCGTTTTCCAAGGCGCCTAACGCACCCTACGGGAGGGAATTGGTGCGTTACGGCGCTGCTGAAATTGCTTGAGTTTAATTCTCATGGGAAAAAGCGCCTAACACACCCTACGGGAGGGAATTGGTGCGTTACGGCGCTGATGAAATTGCTGGGGTTGGATTACCGTTGGAAAAAGCGCCTAACACACCCTACGGGAGGGAATTGGTGCGTTACGGCGCTGATGAAATTGCTTGAGTTGGATTCCCATTGGAAAAAGCGCCTAACACACCCTACGGGAGGGAATTGGTGCGTTACGGCGCTGATGAAATTGCTTGAGTTGGATTCCCATTGGAAAAAGCGCCTAACACACCCTACGGGAGGGAATTGGTGCGTTACGGCGCTGATGAAATTGCTTGAGTTGGATTCCCGTTTTCCAAAGCGCCTAACGCACCCTACGGGAGGGAATTGGTGCGTTACGGCGCTGATGAAATTGCTTGAGTTGGATTCCCATTGGAAAAAGCGCCTAACGCACCCTACGGGAGGGAATTGGTGCGTTACGGCGCTGATGAAATTGCTTGAGTTGGATTCCCGTTTTCCAAAGCGCCTAACGCACCCTACAATGTTTCTGTATGCCTAAATTATAAACCCAAAGCCTAATAAGAAGCAAGTCCAAAAGTGAACGGAAACGGCGATGAATTTGCAATTGCTAACCTGTTGGGGTTGATGATGATATTCTCGGACATGGCGACATAATTGAATGGCTGGGAAAACTCCGGCAAAACTTAACAAAGTCCAAATTGGGAAAAATCCGCCGAGGACTCCAATTAGGGTTAATCCGAAAATACTACCACAAAACCAGGGTAAAATTTGCGCGCCGCGTTGGGTCCCTAAGCGGACAATAGGCGATCGCTTTCCGGCGGCGATATCATCTTCTACTTGGTGAAAATGGGAACAAAATAATATTAAGCTGGTGGCTATTCCGACTATAAGGGAGACGGCTAAATTCAGCAGTGACCAGGTTTGGGTTTGACTATAATAAACGGCGGACATTCCTACCGGTCCGAAGGCAAAAAAGCAGAGAAATTCCCCCAAGCCTTGATAACCGAGACGGAAAGGCGGCCCCTGGTAAAGATACCCTAAAAAACAGGAGAGGATGATTAACCCCAAAACGGTTAAATCTTGCTGCCACCAACAGATTAACATAATTTGGGCGATCGCCACTAACAGGCACAGATTACCAATGGTTAAAATTAGGGCTTTATTCCCGGTTAAATTCACGAGAGAATGATGTTTATTTTTATCGATGCCAGTCTCGGAATCAAAGACATCATTAAGTAGGTTTTCCCAAGCTAAGATTAAAATAGCGGCGGTTAGGAAAGCCATAAACACGCCCCAATTTATTAAACCAGTCTCCGACTTGGCGAGGGCAGTTCCGACCCAAATAGGCATAATAGCGACGCTGTACATGGGTGGCTTAATGGCAGCTAACCAAAGTTTTGAATTGGAATCAGCAATCAGTTTTGTAGTCATCATTTATTAAGTGAAGATGGTCGGCAAAAATCTAGTTTAAACCAGGGAGGGAATGGGGGAGGATCGGATATTTTCTACAATTAGTTTAAAGTTATCCGACGGCACAATGGTAATCCCTCGGCGCACGGGACGCACGGGACCCAAATCGGCGAGGGAAAATTGACAACGGCTGAGGACGATCGCCAAGATGATTTTAATCTCAAATAGAGATAATGCCATGCCGATACAACTGCGAGAACCTCCACCAAAGGGGAAATATTCATAGGGGGAAAATCGACGTTCCAAAAATCTCTCTGGTCGAAATTTTTTGGGTTCTGGGTAGGTTTGCGATCGCATCTGTGCTAGGTGAATACACGGCACTAAGATAGTACCAGGTTCAAAGCGATCGCCGCGAATAGTCACAGACTCACGCACCACACGAGGCTGAGAAATTAAAGCAATAGGGTGCAGACGCAAAGCCTCCCGACAAACTGCTGTTAAATAGGGAAGTTGCACCGCCTGCGTCGGGTCGCTATCACTTCCGAGGGTCTGCAATTCGGCGACAAGTTGATCTCTAATGTGGGGGAATTGATGAATTAAATAAAACACCCAAGCGGTGGCTGAGGCAGTGGTATCATAACCTAGCAACAATAGGGTGATAATCTGATCACGCAATTCGCGATCGCTCATACCCTCGCCGTTTTCGTCCCTGGCGGAAATTAGCAAAGATAGGACATCTTCCCCTGTGGCTTCCCGGCGGCGATCGGCTATGACAGTATAAATCAGATCATCAATTTGTTGTCGCTGTCGGAGAAATTTGCCCCAGGGACTCGCCGCACCCAGATCTTGCTGTAAAGCCGGCCAAAAAAACTGTAGGGAGTTGAGGGGGGAATTCACCCATTCTAAATAGGTTTCTAGGGTCTGTTGCAGTTGGTCATACAAATAACCGGGACCCAACCCCAAAACTACCTGCAAAATGGTTTGTAGGGACATTTGGGCGGTATACTGGCGGATAGAGATACAATCGCCAACAGACCAGTTTTCAGTCACGGAGTGGGCAATATTGGCGATCGCCTCACCATAGCGGGGTAGTTGCTTCCCGTGTAGGGGTGGCATTAACAACTGTCTCAAACGTTGGTGTTCCGACCCGTCTTTAGCAATTAAAGACTGTGGCCCGGTCAGGGGTTCAAATACATGGGTAATGCGTCCTAATTCTAGTTGATCAGCCGGACACAGACCCTCAGAACCTGCAAAAATTGCCTCGATCGCCTCTGGATGACTAAAAAAAACCACCGGCGGCGAGTTGTTACCCAAAACCCGCAGAGTAAAGCGATCGCCATATTTATCGGCACAGTTTTCTAGGTATTTGGGAGGATCAATAACAAGCTGCAAAATTTGCAGGGGGGACATTAATCTAGGGCCATCAGGCAGTTTCATGAGTATAGTCGAATGCAGCCAATTCAGTGGTGGGTCAATCCATAATACCACCGCCTTATCCCCCTCTGACCCTCTCCTAGGGCCGGATTTGTTAAGGTTTATTACCACAGACCACCCAGTGGCGATCGCTAATATTGCCTTTTCTACAGCCTAGTGGCATAATTCCCGAACTGATTTTTCCCAATTGTCGGCTAGGTCAAGCCTCCCAAGTCTTGAACCAATATCAGTCAGTGTTGTATATTGCTCTCATAACTGACCTTCTGGGCGCAAAGGCTGTTTTCTTGGTAACATCCCTATATTGATCTGTTATTCTATTCTATGCTGGCTGTACCTCCTCCCCAATTGCTTTGGCAAGACCGCCGGGAACTGCATCGCTTTCTGTGTGAGTGCCAGCAAAATTGCCTTGTCAATTCTGACCCTCAAATTATTAGTATTGTTCGGGAAATTGATGCGGTTGACCCTCTCCGGTTTCTGGAAGCATTCTTAACGGAAGATAAGCCACATTTTTATTTTGAAAAAGCTCAGTCAAAACAGGCGATCGTCGGCGGGGATGCTGCGGTAAAATTAACTATTAACAACGGGGAAAGATTCGCCAAATCTCAAGAGTTTATCGATGCTTGGTTTCGCCGAACGATTATCGCTGGATCGGAGTCTAATTTAGCCGCGCCCGCTTTTTGTTGTAGTTTCACCTTTTTTCAGGACAATTATCAATCCAATTCCGAACATTATTATTTGAGGAATTACCCGGATGTAGATAACTATCATTCCCGCCCGGTGTTCCCCGCCGCCACGGTATTTTTGCCAGCTATTCTACTGTATCAAAAAGGCGATCGCTATACTTTGTTAATCAATGTTTTGGTTGACAAAAAATCGGACATTGAGGCTGTAACTGCCTCTATATGGGGGAAAATCGACAAGGTTAATGGTCTGCAAAGTGGCAGAATACAGTCGGAAATCACCAATAAATTACACCCGCAAACTATTTGGATCAATCCACAAGTGGGGGAATTTCATCATTCTGTATCGGAGAATTTGCGGTTAATTTCTACTGGAAAACTCAGTAAAGTTGTGCTATCCCAAGCCTTTGATATTTGCTCAGATACACCTTTTCGGCTCATCAATTCCCTGGCAAATTTGCGATCGCTTTATCCCGACTGCTACATTTTTTCCACCGGAAACAGCCAAGGTAAAAACTTTATCGGTGCTAGTCCAGAGCGTCTAATTACAGTCAATCAAGGTAATTGTAGCACCGATGCGCTGGCAGGTTCTGCCCCCCGTGGGGAAACCCAAGCAGAAGATACAGAAATCGCCCACCGCCTCCTCTCCAGTGACAAAAACCTACGGGAACATCAAGCCGTAGTCGATTTTATCATCGAACGTCTATTGCATCTAGGCTTG includes:
- a CDS encoding REP-associated tyrosine transposase → MPNYRRPQCAGATYFITQVTYQRIPWLCTPAGRKALREAILHVSIKHPFFIDAFVLLPEHFHCILTLPDNEDDFSMRLRLIKTYVTKHYKQEISVEQGVSISRQKRLESNLWQRRFWEHLIRDEQDFASHCDYIHYNPVKHGLSKSPRDWQFSTIHRFIHHGVYPSDWGENEEIVMKEGIGGE
- the menA gene encoding 2-carboxy-1,4-naphthoquinone phytyltransferase: MTTKLIADSNSKLWLAAIKPPMYSVAIMPIWVGTALAKSETGLINWGVFMAFLTAAILILAWENLLNDVFDSETGIDKNKHHSLVNLTGNKALILTIGNLCLLVAIAQIMLICWWQQDLTVLGLIILSCFLGYLYQGPPFRLGYQGLGEFLCFFAFGPVGMSAVYYSQTQTWSLLNLAVSLIVGIATSLILFCSHFHQVEDDIAAGKRSPIVRLGTQRGAQILPWFCGSIFGLTLIGVLGGFFPIWTLLSFAGVFPAIQLCRHVREYHHQPQQVSNCKFIAVSVHFWTCFLLGFGFII
- a CDS encoding cytochrome P450, with amino-acid sequence MKLPDGPRLMSPLQILQLVIDPPKYLENCADKYGDRFTLRVLGNNSPPVVFFSHPEAIEAIFAGSEGLCPADQLELGRITHVFEPLTGPQSLIAKDGSEHQRLRQLLMPPLHGKQLPRYGEAIANIAHSVTENWSVGDCISIRQYTAQMSLQTILQVVLGLGPGYLYDQLQQTLETYLEWVNSPLNSLQFFWPALQQDLGAASPWGKFLRQRQQIDDLIYTVIADRRREATGEDVLSLLISARDENGEGMSDRELRDQIITLLLLGYDTTASATAWVFYLIHQFPHIRDQLVAELQTLGSDSDPTQAVQLPYLTAVCREALRLHPIALISQPRVVRESVTIRGDRFEPGTILVPCIHLAQMRSQTYPEPKKFRPERFLERRFSPYEYFPFGGGSRSCIGMALSLFEIKIILAIVLSRCQFSLADLGPVRPVRRGITIVPSDNFKLIVENIRSSPIPSLV
- a CDS encoding isochorismate synthase; this translates as MLAVPPPQLLWQDRRELHRFLCECQQNCLVNSDPQIISIVREIDAVDPLRFLEAFLTEDKPHFYFEKAQSKQAIVGGDAAVKLTINNGERFAKSQEFIDAWFRRTIIAGSESNLAAPAFCCSFTFFQDNYQSNSEHYYLRNYPDVDNYHSRPVFPAATVFLPAILLYQKGDRYTLLINVLVDKKSDIEAVTASIWGKIDKVNGLQSGRIQSEITNKLHPQTIWINPQVGEFHHSVSENLRLISTGKLSKVVLSQAFDICSDTPFRLINSLANLRSLYPDCYIFSTGNSQGKNFIGASPERLITVNQGNCSTDALAGSAPRGETQAEDTEIAHRLLSSDKNLREHQAVVDFIIERLLHLGLTPERSPKPRLMQLSNIQHLWTPITSPISADIHLLDILAKLHPTPAAAGTPCEVAIAQIRQYETFDRSLYAAPLGWVDYHGNGEFIVGIRSALIDSDRARLFAGAGIVAGSEPEQELAEIQLKLQALLRGLV